AATAGATATAGTCTCCCTCCTGCTGCCAGTTGTGGAAGGGGCGATGAGTCATTAAGTTACAAGCTTGCCAAATGACTAAACAGGAGGCAAAGGGCTGATTCTTGCCATTTTGGAATAGCGTGACGTTGGCTGGGGGGTAGTCAATATTGGCGGTCTTAAAACTAGGATTAGTCACTAAATTACTCAAACACTTGTACACCCTATGACAGTGGGGGCTAGGACTCACTGATATGATTTCCGAGGAAGATAATTCCTCAAATTCGTTGGTGCTCAAGGAATAGATGGGGCAACTTGTACAGGAATTATTAGAAGCCATGGCTATTACCCCCTGGGCGTTTCTGGGTGAGTAAGCAGACTATAACCCTAGCCGCCAAGAGTTTTTGTAGGCTAGTAAACATATTCACAATATTTTAATAATTGGACAGTGGCTTCGTAGCTGATTTAACAGAATATTACTCTACAAGCTCTAACTCGTTGTAACGACAACCAATTACAATCCCCAGTTCCAGAAAGTGGACGGCATAAATGTAAAAGGTTTGTAAAAAATCCCCAATGTGAATGACATAGCCAATTTCCCCTGGGCGGGCTAAAACCTCTCCTCTTTCTCGACCACGAAAGGTACCATCATTTCTGATCAATTTAAGCAGGCGTACTTTGTCACCTAGTTCAAATACAGGGGGAAAGTCTAATTCATTCCTAGCCATAGTTTTTCTCCTTCACTTCTTGGGTAATTCTAATTAAATCTTCCACTGCTAAACCAGTTTTTGCTTGGGTTGCCCGTGCCCGTACGATCGTTAAAATTTCCTGGGCTTCCTGGGCTGTAACCGTGATTCCTGCTGTAGCTAACAAATGCATGATTAGATGTCTGCCTGAGTGTTTGCCAACTACTAGTTGCCGACTACGTCCTACTTCCTCTGGGGGGTAGGGTTCATAACTGTTAGTATCGACAAGCATGCCGTGGGTATGGATACCCGATTCATGGCAAAAAGTGTTTTTCCCTACCACTGGTTTACAAAAAGGGGGGGGACAGTTAGCCGCTGTACTGACAAATTGGGATAATTCCCAAAATTTTTGCGTGTTGATGTTTAGTTTAATGCCGTAGATTTCTTTCAGCGCCATTACTACTTCTTCTAAGGCAGCATTGCCTGCTCTTTCCCCTAGTCCATTGACTGTAGTATTGACCGATCGTGCCCCTGCTCTGATGCCCGCTAAAGCATTGGCAACTGCCATCCCTAAGTCATTGTGGGTGTGCATTTCAATGGGAATTTGCACTATTTTAGTCAGTTGTTGGATGCGCTCGTAAGTGC
This region of Pseudanabaenaceae cyanobacterium SKYG29 genomic DNA includes:
- a CDS encoding nitrogen fixation protein NifZ produces the protein MARNELDFPPVFELGDKVRLLKLIRNDGTFRGRERGEVLARPGEIGYVIHIGDFLQTFYIYAVHFLELGIVIGCRYNELELVE
- the nifV gene encoding homocitrate synthase, which codes for MTNAITINDTTLRDGEQTAGVAFTLAEKVAIAHLLDQIGIPEIEVGIPIMGGEEAEAIKTIVQAGLNARIIGWNRCNIADLEASLACGLERVHISVPVSDLQIAIKFQGSRSAMLERLKNCMAFAKSHGLFVSVGGEDSSRADPHFLAEVVLLAQSWGAERFRYCDTVGRLDPFGTYERIQQLTKIVQIPIEMHTHNDLGMAVANALAGIRAGARSVNTTVNGLGERAGNAALEEVVMALKEIYGIKLNINTQKFWELSQFVSTAANCPPPFCKPVVGKNTFCHESGIHTHGMLVDTNSYEPYPPEEVGRSRQLVVGKHSGRHLIMHLLATAGITVTAQEAQEILTIVRARATQAKTGLAVEDLIRITQEVKEKNYG